A genomic window from Treponema maltophilum ATCC 51939 includes:
- a CDS encoding EF-P lysine aminoacylase GenX, producing MDLELLRFRARTLQSLRRFFIDRGYLELDTPALSADLIPETCLEVFKTDYTAPRTNGAQTTELYLVPSPEIYIKKIIARHKTDVFQISKCYRNAESCGRIHSPEFTMLEYYTMNADYRTSMRITEDLFDFLLPPPGKNVGSDPENRSADPFTKDPWDFLRPPFIRLRMDDAFERYAGFRLSECASAEKLARQARRLGIAESAASLFESWPIDDLYELIFVQAVEPALPQDKPVFLTDYPAFVPCLAKDVPGTENDKPLWKERWELYACGIELANCYTEETDAEKVRAYFESERRLKEKNALVVHKTDTSYWELFRSFPPCSGVAMGADRLIALLSGRKSIEPVLPFSIIERPSV from the coding sequence ATGGATTTGGAACTGTTGCGCTTCCGCGCCCGTACGCTGCAAAGCTTACGGCGCTTTTTTATCGACCGCGGCTATCTTGAACTCGACACGCCGGCTTTAAGCGCGGATCTTATACCGGAAACCTGTCTTGAAGTTTTTAAAACCGATTACACGGCGCCCCGTACAAACGGCGCGCAGACAACCGAACTGTATTTGGTACCTTCGCCCGAAATTTACATAAAAAAAATTATCGCGCGCCATAAAACCGACGTTTTCCAAATTTCAAAATGCTACCGCAATGCCGAATCCTGCGGCCGCATTCACAGCCCCGAATTTACGATGCTCGAATATTATACGATGAACGCCGATTACCGCACTTCCATGCGCATAACCGAAGACCTCTTCGATTTTTTGCTCCCGCCGCCGGGAAAAAATGTCGGCAGCGATCCGGAAAACCGCAGCGCCGATCCATTTACCAAAGACCCGTGGGATTTTTTACGGCCTCCCTTTATACGCTTAAGGATGGACGATGCCTTTGAACGCTACGCGGGCTTCCGTTTAAGCGAATGTGCGAGCGCTGAAAAACTTGCGCGCCAAGCGCGGCGTTTGGGCATTGCCGAAAGCGCCGCTTCCCTTTTTGAATCGTGGCCTATAGACGATTTATATGAATTGATTTTCGTACAGGCGGTTGAACCGGCGCTCCCGCAGGACAAACCGGTTTTTCTTACCGATTATCCGGCATTCGTTCCCTGCCTTGCAAAAGACGTTCCCGGAACGGAAAACGATAAACCTCTGTGGAAAGAGCGCTGGGAACTGTATGCGTGCGGCATCGAACTTGCAAATTGCTATACGGAAGAAACGGACGCCGAAAAAGTACGCGCCTATTTTGAAAGCGAGCGGCGTTTAAAAGAAAAAAATGCACTGGTCGTGCATAAAACGGATACTTCGTATTGGGAACTGTTCCGCTCGTTTCCGCCGTGTTCGGGCGTTGCGATGGGAGCCGACCGGCTTATCGCGCTTTTAAGCGGACGAAAAAGCATAGAGCCGGTGCTCCCGTTTTCGATTATTGAGCGCCCGTCGGTTTAA
- a CDS encoding tRNA 2-thiocytidine biosynthesis TtcA family protein, whose amino-acid sequence MGQPKLFSIIDKAVYDYKLIENNDRILVGFSGGKDSAALTEYFAYRKRQGRENFDFCALHVESGIGSSVFPELRSLLRSWNTELVSLNADVLARLKPGKTMNCWWCSTQRRTELNNYAMEHGYNKIALGHHLDDILETLLMNALYKGELSTMPPRLKYDKYPVTIIRPLCFADEQTIIDHARRSGYKSITCTCDYQNNSARKEARKKLEALTGSDTAQKRKLFESLKNIKSEYLP is encoded by the coding sequence ATGGGGCAGCCTAAATTATTCAGCATAATCGACAAAGCCGTATACGACTATAAATTGATTGAAAACAATGACCGCATTCTCGTCGGATTTTCGGGCGGAAAAGATTCGGCCGCGCTGACCGAATATTTTGCGTACCGCAAGCGGCAGGGACGCGAAAACTTCGATTTTTGCGCTTTGCACGTGGAAAGCGGCATCGGTTCTTCCGTCTTTCCCGAACTGCGTTCTTTGTTGCGCTCGTGGAATACGGAATTGGTTTCGCTGAATGCCGACGTTCTGGCGCGTTTAAAGCCGGGAAAAACGATGAATTGCTGGTGGTGTTCGACGCAAAGGCGCACCGAATTGAACAATTATGCGATGGAACACGGATACAACAAAATCGCGCTCGGCCACCATTTGGACGATATTTTGGAAACGCTTTTAATGAACGCTTTGTACAAGGGCGAACTTTCAACTATGCCGCCGCGGTTAAAATACGACAAATATCCGGTAACGATTATACGGCCGCTGTGTTTTGCCGACGAGCAGACAATTATCGATCATGCGCGCCGTTCCGGTTATAAAAGCATTACCTGCACCTGCGATTACCAAAACAATTCCGCGAGAAAAGAAGCGCGCAAAAAACTTGAAGCGTTAACCGGCTCCGATACGGCGCAAAAAAGAAAACTGTTCGAATCGCTTAAAAATATCAAAAGCGAATATTTACCCTAA
- a CDS encoding nicotinate phosphoribosyltransferase, protein MNARGHTSALFTDFYELTMAQGYRKHNMNYPAVFDMFFRRQPFGGGFSVFAGIETLIDELTSFSFSEADIAYLDSTGVFEKDFLDYLKTFRFSGDLYAMKEGSLVFPGEPLVRIHANLIDAQIIEGLILNTINFQSLIATKSARVWLASKKGSVMEFGLRRAQGCDGAMSASRAAYIGGASSTSNTLAGMRFGIPVSGTMAHSWIMSFPSELEAFEAYAELYPETSVFLLDTYDTLKSGIHNAIKAGKKLAAQGHKFGVRLDSGDIQYLSVEVRKILDEAGFPDAFITVSNELTEEIIETLVASGAPINAWGVGTHMVTGGSDSSFTGVYKLAARKGRLDGDFIPAMKFSDNPQKTTDPGVKNVWRLYDEDGMMKADIVALEDEKIEAGLEKRFYHPAIDYRSFSFAPAAAEPLLIKRIENGKPVFQAEDEKTRLLKSRTTMNEQLAKLDATYLRILNPHIYKVSISEKLKDLKLHFIQARLH, encoded by the coding sequence ATGAACGCGCGCGGACACACGTCGGCTTTATTTACCGATTTTTACGAATTGACGATGGCGCAAGGCTATCGGAAGCACAACATGAATTACCCCGCCGTATTCGATATGTTTTTCCGCCGGCAGCCTTTCGGCGGCGGGTTTTCCGTTTTTGCCGGAATCGAAACGCTCATAGACGAACTGACTTCCTTTTCGTTTTCCGAAGCCGATATCGCCTATTTGGATTCGACCGGCGTTTTTGAAAAAGACTTTTTGGATTATTTAAAAACCTTCCGCTTCAGCGGCGATTTATACGCGATGAAAGAAGGTTCCCTCGTCTTTCCCGGCGAGCCGCTTGTACGGATCCACGCAAACCTTATCGACGCGCAGATTATCGAAGGGCTTATTTTAAATACAATCAATTTTCAAAGCCTTATCGCAACAAAAAGCGCGCGCGTGTGGCTCGCGTCAAAAAAAGGTTCCGTTATGGAATTCGGTTTGCGCCGCGCCCAAGGGTGCGACGGAGCGATGAGCGCTTCGCGCGCGGCTTACATCGGCGGCGCGTCGAGCACGAGCAATACCCTCGCCGGTATGCGCTTCGGCATTCCCGTTTCGGGAACGATGGCGCATTCGTGGATTATGTCGTTTCCGAGCGAACTTGAAGCCTTCGAAGCATACGCCGAGTTGTATCCGGAAACCTCCGTTTTTCTTTTGGATACCTACGATACCCTAAAGTCGGGCATACACAATGCGATTAAAGCCGGAAAAAAATTGGCGGCACAGGGACATAAATTCGGCGTCAGACTCGATTCGGGCGACATTCAATATTTGTCCGTCGAAGTGCGCAAAATCCTCGATGAAGCGGGCTTTCCCGACGCATTTATTACCGTGTCGAACGAACTGACCGAAGAAATTATAGAAACCCTTGTCGCATCCGGCGCACCGATAAACGCGTGGGGCGTCGGTACGCACATGGTAACCGGCGGCAGCGATTCATCGTTTACGGGCGTGTATAAACTTGCCGCCCGTAAAGGCCGCCTCGACGGAGACTTCATTCCCGCAATGAAATTTTCGGACAATCCGCAAAAAACCACCGATCCGGGCGTAAAAAACGTGTGGCGCCTCTACGACGAAGACGGCATGATGAAGGCCGACATCGTCGCCCTTGAAGACGAAAAAATCGAAGCGGGACTTGAAAAACGCTTTTACCATCCGGCGATCGATTACCGCAGCTTCAGCTTTGCGCCCGCGGCGGCGGAACCGCTTCTTATAAAACGCATCGAAAACGGAAAGCCCGTTTTTCAAGCCGAAGACGAAAAAACACGACTTTTAAAAAGCCGCACGACGATGAACGAACAGCTCGCCAAACTCGATGCGACCTATCTTCGCATTTTGAATCCGCACATTTACAAGGTATCGATAAGCGAAAAGCTTAAAGATTTAAAACTGCACTTTATTCAAGCCAGACTGCACTAG
- a CDS encoding flavin reductase family protein: MDIIDKSIYKSGLFGKRKNQALTNRGMSATLSVMKDFTRINPAVLHENAADLIGRQWMLVTAGNTEGKRSWNTMTASWGGLGHLWNKNVAFVFVRPQRHTFEFTEKHKNLTLSFFGEEYRKALQFCGTKSGRDYDKAEQTGLTPFETPCGSVAFKEARIILECEKLYSEFLNEKSFIRTDVLNECYPGRDFHRMYVCEILDAWVKK, encoded by the coding sequence ATGGATATTATTGACAAAAGTATATATAAAAGCGGACTGTTCGGCAAGCGGAAAAATCAAGCCTTGACCAATCGCGGGATGAGCGCTACACTTTCGGTTATGAAAGACTTTACACGCATAAATCCCGCTGTGCTGCACGAAAATGCGGCCGACCTTATCGGAAGGCAATGGATGCTCGTAACCGCCGGAAACACCGAGGGCAAGCGCTCGTGGAACACGATGACGGCAAGCTGGGGGGGCTTGGGGCATTTGTGGAACAAAAACGTCGCCTTTGTATTTGTGCGTCCGCAGCGCCATACCTTTGAGTTTACCGAAAAACATAAAAATCTGACGCTGTCGTTTTTCGGCGAAGAGTACCGCAAAGCGCTGCAATTTTGCGGCACAAAATCCGGCCGCGATTACGACAAAGCCGAACAAACCGGTTTAACGCCCTTTGAAACGCCGTGCGGTTCGGTCGCATTCAAAGAAGCACGCATTATTTTGGAATGCGAAAAACTCTACTCCGAATTCCTTAACGAAAAATCGTTTATACGTACGGACGTGCTGAACGAATGTTACCCCGGCCGCGATTTTCACCGCATGTACGTGTGCGAAATCCTCGACGCGTGGGTAAAAAAATAA
- a CDS encoding methyl-accepting chemotaxis protein: MNRINTEQFHRFMEQQLSVVAQTVRSVIQNAEHAVGSLADHPLIKGADDTLHDYSEETKAVLIKDTRKSKTERDLVELFTRIEKNYPEFAEVYLGTKWGGYATSSQGSMQAGYDPRKRSWYRQAFEAGGKTIMASAYQSTIGEPVICVSKKIVSDNGDDVGCMSIEVSLSDLTDFISNISLGKTGYVMLVQGDGTVLADPKHADLNFKTLAESGIGAFARFADAGDGPMTAEFDGKKWDAHVYSMKDVGWKIIACIERAEISDSVYGFIRNIAFVGAGMCVIFFVLLLVLSGRLLAFFDKLHGIFSKIASGDITGRVAYKGKDEIGSLIRYFNQTMDNMALMFASLRRESETMKEIGETLSADMAESASAVHEITANIEGVKQQAQTQAASVTETASTIDSILRVIQSVNASIEAQAKCVESSSAAVEEMIANIDSIGKVFEENNKTIQDLYKQSVNGKEGAAKANEIVSKVAEQSGLLMEASQVIQNIASQTNLLAMNAAIEAAHAGEAGKGFAVVADEIRKLAEESNTQGKHIGTVLNETAEVIGLLTESGQAAEQAFNGVYGLAERVASQEQAVVQAMHEQQKAGADVLRAMQEISEITMTVKSGSSEIVGGGTEISKEMARLGDLTRVITDSMNEMALGAVQINNAVQEVNEATQRNRGSIETLVGEIAKFKA, encoded by the coding sequence ATGAACAGAATAAATACCGAACAATTCCACCGGTTTATGGAGCAGCAACTTTCGGTTGTTGCGCAAACCGTGCGCAGCGTTATCCAAAACGCCGAACACGCGGTCGGTTCTCTTGCCGACCATCCGCTTATAAAAGGCGCCGACGACACGCTCCATGATTATTCCGAAGAAACAAAAGCGGTTCTTATAAAGGACACGAGAAAAAGCAAAACCGAACGCGATTTGGTCGAATTGTTTACGCGTATAGAAAAAAATTATCCCGAATTTGCCGAAGTATACTTGGGAACAAAGTGGGGCGGCTACGCAACTTCGTCGCAAGGTTCCATGCAGGCCGGCTACGATCCGCGCAAACGATCGTGGTATCGGCAAGCCTTTGAAGCCGGCGGCAAAACGATTATGGCAAGCGCCTATCAATCCACCATAGGTGAACCGGTTATCTGTGTGTCAAAAAAAATCGTTTCCGATAACGGGGACGATGTCGGCTGCATGAGCATTGAGGTGAGCCTTAGCGATTTAACCGATTTTATTTCGAACATATCGCTCGGCAAAACCGGCTACGTTATGCTCGTGCAGGGCGACGGCACTGTTTTGGCCGACCCGAAGCACGCGGACCTGAATTTTAAAACGCTTGCCGAAAGCGGTATCGGCGCTTTTGCGCGTTTTGCCGACGCGGGCGACGGTCCTATGACAGCCGAATTCGACGGCAAAAAATGGGATGCGCATGTTTATTCGATGAAAGACGTCGGCTGGAAAATTATCGCGTGCATAGAACGCGCGGAAATATCGGATTCGGTGTACGGCTTTATACGCAATATCGCCTTTGTCGGTGCCGGCATGTGCGTTATCTTTTTTGTGCTGCTGCTTGTTTTGTCGGGCCGGCTGCTGGCTTTTTTTGATAAACTGCACGGAATTTTTTCGAAAATCGCGTCGGGCGACATTACCGGCAGGGTTGCCTACAAGGGTAAGGACGAAATCGGCAGTCTTATTCGATATTTCAATCAAACCATGGACAACATGGCGCTTATGTTTGCTTCGTTGCGGCGGGAATCCGAAACGATGAAAGAAATCGGCGAAACCTTATCCGCCGACATGGCGGAAAGCGCAAGCGCCGTACATGAAATTACCGCGAATATCGAAGGCGTAAAACAGCAGGCGCAAACGCAGGCTGCAAGCGTTACCGAAACCGCGTCCACAATCGATTCCATTTTGCGCGTTATTCAAAGCGTGAATGCGAGCATCGAAGCGCAGGCAAAATGTGTGGAATCTTCTTCGGCGGCGGTCGAAGAAATGATTGCGAACATCGATTCGATAGGAAAGGTATTTGAAGAAAACAATAAAACCATTCAGGATTTATACAAACAATCGGTAAACGGCAAAGAAGGCGCGGCAAAGGCGAACGAAATCGTTTCGAAGGTTGCCGAACAGTCGGGCCTGCTTATGGAAGCGAGTCAGGTGATTCAAAATATTGCAAGCCAAACGAACCTGCTTGCAATGAACGCCGCGATCGAAGCCGCCCATGCGGGCGAAGCGGGCAAGGGCTTTGCCGTTGTTGCCGACGAAATCCGCAAACTTGCCGAAGAATCGAACACGCAGGGAAAACACATCGGTACGGTTTTAAATGAAACGGCCGAGGTTATCGGACTGCTTACCGAATCGGGGCAAGCCGCCGAACAGGCCTTTAACGGCGTCTACGGTTTGGCCGAACGCGTCGCGTCTCAAGAGCAGGCCGTCGTGCAGGCGATGCACGAACAGCAAAAAGCCGGTGCGGACGTGCTGCGCGCCATGCAGGAAATAAGCGAAATCACGATGACCGTAAAATCCGGTTCGTCCGAAATAGTCGGCGGCGGAACCGAAATATCCAAAGAAATGGCACGCTTGGGAGATTTAACCCGCGTTATAACCGACAGCATGAACGAAATGGCGCTCGGTGCCGTTCAAATAAACAATGCGGTGCAGGAAGTCAACGAAGCTACTCAACGAAACAGAGGCAGCATAGAAACGCTTGTCGGCGAAATTGCAAAATTTAAAGCATAA
- a CDS encoding glycosyltransferase family 2 protein, whose translation MKAPRITLSVPVYGTESFLSSFFDSVLEQTVFDSASADFPLEIIVVNDGSPTGALLPKIIRRYKKEFTKRGCSLVLEEHRKNRGTLEARRTCVLSASAPYTLFVDPDDTLTPCALEKLYAAALSSGADIVHGRMELFIKDPALHGGENAAVFEKFSKRVRRVHEGFLEGKAVSDDFFLAEGHTSFLCAKLFRTELLRKAYEAIPHTFCTMAEALLVYFFVLQQNPSYFGIDDTVYRYNNDAGITSKSRITDRARWEKACSASSVFTVIFQYLQTHPIDKKYEAALYELCGSQLTSNLRRLKVCVEPSLQEEAYNILCDYWGESLVKRAEEAMRG comes from the coding sequence TTGAAAGCGCCGCGTATAACGCTTTCCGTTCCGGTGTACGGAACGGAAAGTTTTTTGTCCTCCTTTTTTGACAGCGTTCTTGAACAGACAGTGTTTGACAGCGCAAGCGCCGATTTCCCCTTGGAGATTATCGTCGTAAACGACGGAAGCCCGACGGGGGCCTTACTGCCGAAAATCATACGGCGCTATAAAAAAGAGTTTACAAAACGCGGCTGTTCGCTTGTTCTCGAAGAGCACCGCAAAAACCGCGGCACCCTCGAAGCGCGGCGCACGTGCGTACTGTCCGCTTCGGCCCCTTATACGCTTTTTGTCGATCCTGACGATACGCTCACTCCCTGCGCACTCGAAAAACTGTACGCTGCCGCCCTTTCATCCGGAGCCGATATCGTGCACGGCAGGATGGAGCTTTTTATAAAGGACCCCGCTTTGCACGGCGGAGAGAATGCCGCGGTTTTTGAAAAGTTTTCCAAAAGAGTGCGCCGCGTGCATGAAGGTTTTTTGGAAGGCAAAGCCGTATCGGATGATTTTTTTCTTGCCGAAGGCCACACGAGCTTTTTGTGCGCAAAACTTTTCCGTACCGAACTGCTGCGCAAAGCCTATGAGGCGATCCCTCACACCTTTTGCACTATGGCCGAAGCTTTGCTTGTGTATTTTTTTGTGCTGCAGCAAAATCCCTCGTATTTCGGTATAGACGATACCGTCTACCGCTACAACAACGATGCGGGCATTACGTCAAAAAGCCGTATCACGGACCGTGCGCGCTGGGAAAAAGCCTGTTCCGCATCTTCGGTATTTACGGTTATTTTCCAATATCTGCAAACGCACCCGATCGACAAAAAATACGAAGCCGCTCTGTACGAACTGTGCGGGTCTCAGCTTACATCGAATTTGCGCCGCCTTAAAGTCTGTGTCGAGCCGTCATTGCAGGAAGAAGCGTACAATATTCTCTGCGACTACTGGGGCGAAAGCCTCGTCAAGCGCGCGGAAGAAGCGATGCGGGGGTAA
- the murD gene encoding UDP-N-acetylmuramoyl-L-alanine--D-glutamate ligase has translation MQTLKSMLDNIRNLSVTVMGLGLNGGGLAAASFFAERGSQVTVTDLKSAAELEPSVKKLSGFSNIRFVLGEHRIEDFKTADLVIKNPGVKREGNIYLQNARRIESDISVFLSLSHAPLLAVTGSKGKSSTASALHYGLKALGYNAFLGGNITVSPLTFLEQTESTTPVVLELSSWQLADLKNADFFKPQIAIITPIMSDHLNWYGTMGKYVADKKIIYKNMDKDCRLICSYGDRWGNEFAAESAARIYRYSEQALPEDIEGAFFTDGVNGFCRVGGKCVHVLNEKSRVPGIKLKQNVLNAALALMLYGSHAEKLSEVMNGYAGIEHRMEFFYESNGVEFYNDSAATIPEAAEAALCAFSSPPVLICGGTNKKLDFTPLADRAYRAKSIYLLRGSGTDLLIDLLKERGIAYYGPFDGFDPLLAQLKSRLEKGDKVVLSPGAASFELFTNEFYRGNQFKQKVREMM, from the coding sequence ATGCAGACACTTAAAAGCATGCTTGACAACATACGGAATTTATCCGTTACCGTTATGGGGCTCGGCTTAAACGGCGGAGGGCTTGCCGCCGCCTCTTTTTTTGCCGAACGCGGCTCACAGGTTACCGTTACCGATTTAAAGTCCGCCGCAGAATTGGAGCCCTCGGTTAAAAAATTGAGCGGATTTTCAAATATACGATTTGTGCTCGGCGAGCACCGCATAGAAGATTTTAAAACCGCCGACCTTGTCATAAAAAATCCGGGCGTTAAACGCGAAGGCAATATCTATCTGCAAAACGCGCGGCGCATAGAAAGCGATATTTCCGTATTTTTATCGTTGTCGCACGCTCCCCTGCTCGCCGTTACGGGCAGCAAGGGAAAATCCTCAACTGCAAGCGCCCTTCACTACGGGCTTAAAGCACTCGGCTATAACGCATTTTTGGGCGGCAATATTACGGTGAGCCCGCTGACCTTTTTGGAGCAAACGGAAAGCACCACGCCGGTCGTCTTGGAGCTTTCGAGCTGGCAGCTTGCCGACTTAAAAAATGCGGATTTTTTCAAACCTCAAATCGCAATCATAACGCCGATTATGAGCGACCATTTGAATTGGTACGGCACGATGGGAAAATACGTCGCCGACAAAAAAATCATCTATAAAAACATGGATAAAGACTGCCGTCTTATTTGTTCGTACGGCGACCGCTGGGGAAACGAATTCGCCGCAGAAAGCGCGGCGCGAATTTACCGCTATAGCGAACAGGCCCTGCCGGAAGATATCGAGGGCGCCTTTTTTACCGACGGCGTAAACGGCTTTTGCCGCGTCGGCGGAAAGTGCGTTCATGTGCTGAATGAAAAGTCGCGCGTTCCCGGCATAAAACTTAAACAAAATGTTTTAAATGCGGCTTTGGCGCTCATGCTGTACGGTTCACACGCGGAAAAACTTTCGGAAGTTATGAACGGCTATGCCGGAATCGAGCACCGCATGGAATTTTTTTACGAATCGAACGGCGTTGAATTTTACAACGACAGCGCGGCAACGATTCCCGAAGCGGCAGAGGCCGCCTTGTGCGCATTTTCTTCGCCGCCGGTACTCATTTGCGGCGGCACAAACAAAAAGCTGGACTTTACACCGCTTGCCGACCGGGCGTACCGCGCAAAAAGTATTTACTTGCTGCGCGGATCCGGCACAGACTTGCTCATCGATTTACTCAAAGAACGCGGTATCGCGTATTACGGCCCCTTCGACGGCTTCGACCCGCTTTTGGCGCAGCTGAAAAGCCGCCTTGAAAAAGGCGACAAGGTCGTACTGTCGCCGGGAGCCGCAAGCTTCGAACTTTTTACAAACGAGTTTTACCGCGGCAATCAATTCAAACAAAAAGTGCGCGAAATGATGTAA